TACTTCGGCTGCGGCGCACTGAACGGATTGTGCGTAAAGGTCCAACCGCCTTCGTCGGTCTTTTCGAAGAACGGAAAATCAACGACCCAGCAGAAAGCCAGCTCGTTCGGATCATCCTTGTTGACGCGCAGGTCCGGCTTGTCGTTGCCATACTTCGCCACGGCCTCGGCGTAAGTGAGGCGCGGGAACGGCGTCTGAGTGATCTTCTTCTCGGGCGTGACGGTCCGAACGACGTCGAGTGCCAACTCTTCGACCAGGCGCATCACGTCCTCCTGCTCGACGAACGACATCTCGAGATCCACCTGGGTGAACTCAGGCTGGCGGTCGCCGCGCTGATCCTCGTCGCGGAAACAGCGCGCCACCTGGAAATAACGTTCCAGGCCGGCGACCATCAGGAGCTGCTTGAACTGCTGCGGCGACTGCGGCAAGACGTAATATTTTCCGGCGTGCAAGCGCGATGGCACGATGTATTCGCGCGAACCTTCCGGCGTGCCCTTGGTCAGGCATGGTGTCTCGACCTCGATGAAATTATTCTTGTGCAAAAAATCGCGGAACTGAGTCGTGACCTTGTCGCGCAGGATCAGGTTGCGCTGCATCCGCTCGGTGCGCAGGTCGAGATAGCGGTACTTGAGCCGCAGTTCCTCGCTCACCGGCATTGTGTCCTTGTCCAGCTCGAACGGCGGCGTCTTGGACTCGTTCAGGATCTCGAGATCGGCGGCGGATAATTCGATGCCGCCGGTGGCCAGCTTCGGATTACGCATCTTCTCCGGCCGCTCACTGACCTTGCCTTTGATGGTCACGACGAATTCCGGGCGCAAGGCGTTGGCTTTGGCCACGACATCCTTGCTCCAGAAGACGACCTGTAAAAGGCCGGTCCGGTCGCGCAGGTCGATGAAGATGAGCTTGCCCATGTCGCGCCGGGCATGCACCCAGCCGGAGACCTCGACCTCCTGGCCGACCCGATTCACCAATTCGCCGATCATTGTTCTTGCCATAGTTCGTGCGCTTCGCTTAGAAGGGAAATATCCGTTACGGCTGCAGACGGCTCAGCATCCGGGGGAACGGCGTCGTTTCGCGCACGTGCTCCAGGCCGCAGATCCAAGCCACGGTCCGTTCGAGACCGATGCCGAAACCGGAATGCGGCACGGAACCGTAACGGCGGATGTCCAGGTACCAGCTGAAAGCCTCTTTCGGCAGCTTGTGTTCTTCGATGCGAGCCTCCAGCAGTTTCAGATCGTCGATGCGCTGCGAACCGCCGATGACCTCGCCATAGCCCTCCGGCGCCAACATGTCGTTATTGAGCGCGCGATCCGGCTCGTTCGGATCCGGTTTCATGTAGAACGCCTTGATCTCGGTCGGGTAATGATGGACGAAGATCGGCTTGTCGAATTTCTTGGTGAGGATGGTCTCGTCGTCGCCGCCGAAATCGTCGCGCTCCTTGATGTCGGAACCGGCCTCCTGCAGGATCTTCACGGCCTCGCTGTGATGCAGGCGCGGGAAGCCGCCCTCGGCCGCTTTCTGGAGCGGCTCCAGATTGCGTTCCAGCGTCTTGAGTTCCTGCTGGCAATGTTCGAGGACGCGGCGCACGACATGCACGACCATGTCCTCCTGCAGCTGGATGTTCTCAAGCCAATCCATGTAAGAAGCCTCTGCTTCCAACATCCAGAACTCGGTCAGATGGCGGCGGGTCTTCGACTTCTCCGAACGGAAAGCCGGACCGAAACAGTAAGTCTTTCCGAGCGCGGCCGAAGTGGCTTCGAGATACAGCTGGCCGGACTGCGACAGGTAGGCTTTGTCGTCGAAATATTTAACTTCGAAGAGATCGGTCGTGCCCTCGCAGGCGCTCGGCGTGAAGACCGGCGAATCGGTCAGGGTGAAACCGCGAAGTTTCATGAACTCGCGCAGGCCGAAAACAATCTCGTCGCGGACGCGCAGGATCGCCTCCTGGCGGGCCGAGCGGATCCAGAGATGCCGCAGGTCCATGAGGAAATCCACGCCGTGTTCTTTCTTGCCGATGGGATATTCCGGAGCCGCGCCGACGAGCACGACCTCCTTGGCTGCGAGTTCGACGCCGGAAGCCGAGCGCTTGTCCTCTTTGACCGTGCCACGGACGATGCAGGAAGCTTCGACCGTGAGCGCCTTGGCCGCCTCCCAGGTCTCAGGCGAAACATCGGCTTTGGAAACGACGGCCTGGATGCGGCCGGTGCCGTCGCGCAACTGCAAAAAAGCGATGGAACCGGAAGAGCGGCTGTTGAAATTCCAGCCGCGCAATTCAACCTCCTGACCCAGATGTTTCGGGGCGTCCTTGATCTCGATGATCATACTTTTTAAGCGATAATAAGCGGAAAATGGCGCCAAAAAATGCGCCTAAACACCGCTTCATGATGCCTTTTTCGGCTTAAAAAATCAAGCCGACGATAGGCTTGACCTGTGGCTAAGTGGAGTGACGGAGTCAGGGAGTGACGAAGAGACGGAGTCAACGAAAATTTAATCATCTCATCTCTCTCGCGAACACCACCCCCCTACGCCAACTGCCGCATGAAACGCAGCGCGCGGATGCCTTCTTCCAAATGTCCGACCAGCAAGGCCTCGATGAGTTCGCTAGTCGGCGAGGCGACCTCAGCCGGCACGTCTGCCTGCTGAAGCGAAGTCAAATGACTCCGGCGCATCAGACGCAGCGCCTCGATGACGCCGGACGACACGGTTTCTTTCGAATAGGGACGACAGGTGGAGCATTCGATGCCGCCACGAAGCGCGTTCAGAGCGTTGCCGGAAACCGACAATTTACCGCGGCAGCGGACGCAGGCGTCGAACTCCGGCGCGAACCCCAGGATATCCAGAAGCTTCAGCGCGGCGCCGTCATAGACCGGATGATGGCCGCCGCGGACGAACTCCGGCGCCGACCAGCGGTCCAAAGCCTCGAAAAAATCGACGAGCAGCTCGAAGATCCGTTCCTCGGGCAGCTCGCGTTTGGTCAGGGAATCCACGGTCAGCAAAAAACTCTGCGCCGTGATGGTCTTCGGGAGAGAATCCGGAAGACTGGAAAAACGCCGGGCCAGGCAGGCCCCGGCCAGACGGTCGATACGCCGGCCTTTCGCCACCATGATCTCGACGACGCCGAAGCTGCTGAGATGCGGCGACAGTTTGCTCTTGCCGCGACGCGTGCCCTGGGCCAGCACCGTGATCTTGCCATGGTTGGCAGTATAAATAGTGTAGGTCCGATCCGCGTCACGGACCGGCCGAGTCTTCAGAACAATGCCCTGATCGCGATAGGTCGGCATAGGACAGCGGCTAGCTCGGCCTCCGATCGAGCCAGGATTGCAAAATGACCGCGGCCGCGGCCGCATCCTTGTCGACGTCGCCAGCCTTGGCTCCGACCGAGCGGCGGGCACTTTCCACGATACCGCTCGAGAAACGCTCGTCCTCGGTCTCGACCGCGAGTCCCCCGCGCTCCGCGAGCGCCGCCGCGAAAACCGCGACCTGCCGCGCCCAGTCGCTCGCGGCGCCGGCGTCCTTAAGGCTGCGCGGCAAACCGATCACCGCCAGCGTCGCCCCCTCCCGGGCGGCGACCTTGGCCACGGCTAAAACATCCGCCTCCAAACTCTGGGCAGCGACCGTTTCGAGCGGCACGGCTACCGGCGCATCCGTATCAGCGAGCGCCAGGCCGATGCGTCTGGTGCCGTAATCGACTCCGATCAATCTCATAAAACTAAAATTCCAGACCGATCCCCTCTTGCGGCGTCAGTATCTCCAGGCCCTTGGCGGTCACGGCGACTGTGACCTCGAAATGAGCCGATGGCTGGCCATCCGCGGTCGCGATCGTCCAGCCGTCGCGCTTCACCCGGACCTCGTCGCGGCCGGCGTTCACCATGGGTTCGATCGCGATGACCATGCCGGGGACAAGACGGACCGGTTCCAGGCTTCGGTCGAAATAATTCGGAATCGGCGGCTCTTCGTGGACCGCGCGGCCGACGCCGTGACCGGTCAGGTCTTTGACCGTCGAATAACCCAGCCGCCGGACATGACGATCAATGGCTTTGCCGATGTCGCTCACCCAGGCTCCGGGACGAACCTGTTTGAGGCCGATGTTCAAAGACGCGCGCGTGGCTTCGAGCAGCTTCAATCGCTCCGGCGCGACCTCGCCGACCGCGACCGTGAGCGCCGTATCCGTGAAAAACCCGCGGTACTTGAGACCGACATCCAATTTCAGAAGATCGCCGCTCGCGACCGGCCGCGACGGCAAAGCCATGCCGTGGACGACCTCGTCGTTCAGCGAACTGCAGATGGCGGTCGGAAAAGCCGTCCGGCTGCCTTCGGGTCGGTACCCCTGGAAGGCTGGTTCACCGCCCGCCGCCCGCATCAATTTCTGCGCCAACGCTTCAAGCTCGCCAGTGGTGACGCCGGGCTTCGCCTCCGCCGCGAGGCGCGCCAAAATATCGGCCAGAATCCGGCCGCCGGCGCGAATGATCTCTATCTCTGGTCCGGTCTTCAGGTCGATCATAAGTTCACTCCCCAGTTTAGAACAAAAGGCGCGTTCGGCAAAGCAGGCAAAGACTCCCTCGGGCTGGAAGCCCGGGATTTTTGATATTCCAACCGCTTTCATTCGCCGTAGCCTATCCCCCTTCCCCCGCACTAGACAGTGCGGGGTGCGGGGGATTCGCGTCTTTTATTCAACCTCGGCTGACGCCGAGGCTTTCTGATAGTGGCGAAAATAAAAGGACGCCGATGTCGGCGTCCTGAGCGCTGCTGAACCTTCCGGTTCACTTCTTGAGAAGCCGGTCGACAAGAGCGTCGATCCAGGCCTGGTACTCCTCGAGAGTGCCCTGATTGTTGTAGAGGTTCTCCCACGGCACGAGCGCCAGGGTGCGGTCGACCTGCTGGCCGTGCAGCGGCTGGCCGATGCCGCGATCGTCATCGTCGAGCTTGGTGAAACCGGCCATGTCGACCGGATCGCCGGGACGCCGGCGGCTCAGAAGACGCGCGGCCCTGACGTGGGTCGGCGCGACTATGCCGATCATGACGAAACAGCCGCCAAGCAATTTCTGCAGGCCTTTGACCTCGTCGGGGTGGCGCATGCCGTTCACGATGATCCGGCGATGACCCTGAGACTTGAGCGTCGCGACGACGCGCTTGGCCCAATAAGCCATACCTTCGGGCTGCTCGCGGCCCCAGTTACCGATTTCGATCAGCTGATCGACGGTCGGTTTCTCGATGCCCCGGCGCTTGGCCTCCTCGCGGATCTCGTCGGAACAGCGGCGGGTCACGAAACCGTGCGCAGTCAGACGCTCGGACAACTCATCCTTGCCGGCCGCCTTGAGGCCGGTGAGTCCGATGACCAGATCGAAATCCTTTGAACGTGTTTGGCGCTTCTTCATGGCGACCTCCGTTAACGCAGACAAAGAACAAGTCTGCGCACTTTTTACACCAACGGCCGGACAACGTCAAAGCCGGACGCGATCAACTAGACTCCCAAAGCGGCGGCGATCGCGGCCTCGACCTCGGCGATCGGACGGGTGCCATCGATCCGCCTCACGAGACCGCGGGCCGAATAGAAATCAATGAGCGGCTGGGTGTCGTGATGATAAAGGCTCAGGCGCTGGCGGATGACCTCCGGGGTGTCGTCCGCGCGCTGGATGAGCGGGCTGCCGCAACGGTCGCATTTGTCCGGCGAACCCTTCGGTGGATTGAACTCGATATGATAATTGAGCTCGCAATCCTGATTCGAGCAGACCCGGCGGCCGGACAACCGTCGCACCGCTTCGTCGTCGGCGATATCAAGACTGATGACGTGGGTCACCTGGCGGTTGATCTTCGTCATAAGTTCGTCCAACGCCTCAGCCTGATCCTTCGTGCGCGGATAACCGTCCACGATGAAGCCGCCGACGGTATCTTCTTCCGTGAGGCGTTCGGCCATGACCTGATTGACCAGATCGGTCGGCACGAGTTCGCCGCGCTCGATGTAACCGGCCAGGTCGCGGCCCAGACCCGTGTTGCGTTCGATCTCGGCGCGGAACAGCTTGCCGAGAGAGATGGTCGGGATACCGAGTTTCTCGGACATCTTTTCGGACTGCGTGCCTTTGCCGGAGCCTTGCGGCCCGATCATGATGATATTGAACATAGTCTTCGGGTCAGGATGCTAAGAGCGTGATTAGATAACCGACGATGGAACCGAGAGCGATCGGCGGCAGGGCCGGCATCGGCCGGTGAGTACGCTGGGCCGCGAAGATCAGGCTCGTGGCCAGGAGTCCGGCGAGCGCCCCGATGGCGACCGGGACGGCGGCGGACGAACCACGGACCGCGAGCGACGCGACGAGCATGGCTGGCAGGACCATGTCGCCCGTGCCTAGGAAAAAGAAACCACCGTCAGCCGAGACCTCCTTCAGACGCTTGAAAAAACCTGCGCTGGTTGACGGTATAATGATGGCAAAAATAGCCCGCTGCCGCAACAGAGAAGCCGCCGCTTCGGCCAGATGCCGGGTCACGTAAACCGCGAACAGGTCATAGAACGACAGCCCGGCCAGGATCACGACCACGACCAGCGGCCGCATGGCTTCGCCCAGACCCAGGGCCAGACCGGCCATGCCGAAGACCAGGATCAGGTCGTAGGTCGCGACGCGGCTCACGGCGTAGTGCAGCAGGACCGCCGCCGCGACAGCGATGATCGCCGGTCCGGTCCCGAACGCCGTCTCGAACCAGGCGCCGACGCCGACGAACACGGCCAGGGTGAAAAGCAGGGTGAAGACCAGGGCTCCGCGCCTGGTCCGCGCCAGTATCACGAGGAGCGCGGTCGCGGCCGCGAAAGCCGTGATGAAACTCCAGATGGTCAGTTCCGGAGCGGCCGCCGCGGCAACGGTCCCTGGCTTGGCGAACGCGGCCAATCGGCCGACCAGAAGCACCAGCAGCAGGACCGATCCTAAAAGAAAGATCTCCAGTGCGGACGCAAAAACCAGCCGCGCCGCGCGAGCCGCGGCCGGAATCTCTTCCTGGCGCTCAGGCGCCGAAGATGGCGGCTTCGACATTTTGTCGATCGATCTCGGAGATGACATACGTCTGCTGTAATTTCATGAGCGCCAGATGCAACTCACGCGGATAGATCAAACCGGAGTGAGTGTCATGAAGACGGACCAGCAGCTGGCGGACAGCCTCGCGTTGATGCTGATCAAGACTGGAGATGCCGAAAGTCAGCTCCTTGATCTCTTCTTTGGCCAGCCGCACAGGCGTTGATCCTTCCATAGGTCTTAATTATACCAAAAAGGCGCGTTGGACGCGCCCTTTGGTCGATTATTTGGCTTGGTTGCGCTATTTACAGCGACTCGTAATCACGCATCGTCATCTGCGAATCAACCTGTTTGACGATCTCAATGACCACGGAAACGACGATGAGCAAGCTGGTGCCACCGACGACGAGCGACTGGGTGCCGGTCATATGCTGGACGATCAGCGGCAGGACGGCGATGGCCGCGAGGAAGAACGCGCCCGCCGGCATGATCCGGCTCACGGTCTTGCTGATATATTCAGCGGTCGGATTTCCAGGCCGGATGCCGGGAATGAACCCGCCCTGTTTCTGCAGATTCTCGGCCACGCGATCAGGATGGAAAACGACGGCGGTGTAGAAGTAGGTGAACACGAAGACCAGGAGGAAATAAAGGATGCCGTAGATCCACTTGTCCTGGAAGAACATGATGGTCTTCTGCGCGCCGGCCGCGAGCCAGGCCGTCTTGGCCTTCAGGAAGAACTGGGCGATCATCGGCGGGAACAGGATGATGGAGACCGCGAAGATGATCGGGATGACGCCGGCCATGTTGACGCGGAGCGGCAGGAACGTTTCGGCGCCGCCGAAGAGTTTGCCGCCGCGCATGCGCTTGGCGTAGACGACCGGAATGTTGCGCTGACCCTCAGTGATGAAGACCACGCCAGCGACCGTCAGCAGGCCGATGACCGCGAAAGCCGCCCAATTCAGGAGCTTCGACGGTTCATAGGTCAGGATGGCTTGCTGCACGGCGGTCGGCAGGCGGTCGACGATGTTGGCGAAGATCAGGATGGAAATGCCGTTGCCGATCTTGCGCTCGGAGATGAGCTCGCCGATCCACATGAGCCAGATCGTGCCGGCGGTCATCGCCAGGACGATCACGGCTTTCTGGACGACCGAGATATCGCCGACGATCCCCTGGCCGGAAGAGGTCAGGATGGAGAGCATGGCGTAGGCCTGCAAGAGCGCGAGCGGCACCGTGGCCAACCGGGTGTAATAATTGATGCGCTCCTGTCCGCCGGCGCCGTCTTTCTGGATCTCCTCCAGCCGCGGGATGATCATGGCGAGGAGCTGGAAGATGATGGACGAGGTGATGTACGGGCCGACGCCGAGCGCGACCACGGAGAAGTTCTGCATGCTGCCGCCGGAGAACAGGTCGAGCATGCCGAGCACCTGGTTCGACTGGAAGAAATCGCGCAGGTTGGCGGCATTGACGCCGGGAACCGGCACGTGGGTGGCGACGCGGTAAACGACGAGCATCAGCAGCACGAAAATGATGCTGTTGCGCAGGTCGGCGGCTTTCCAAATTTGTCGGATCTTATTCCACATAACTTCGGTATTAGCGTGCTTGGCATCCGACGCGGCTGGGGCGACAAGCGCCCCGGAACCGTACCGGCTAGAACACAGCTGTATTTTACCGGACTTCGCCGCGAGCGGCCACTATCTTCTCTTTGGCCGATTCGGAAACGCGGCAACCGGTCACGATCAGCCGCTTTTTAAGCTCACCAGCGCCCAGGATCTTGACGTTGACGGTGCCGACCTTGATGAGGCCGTTCTTGATCATGGTCTTCGGATTGACGATGCCGCCTTCCTTGAAAGCCTCGGCGATCTGCTCGAGATTGACGGCCACAGGCGGGGTCCGGAGAGCGCGAAAACCGCGCAGCTTCGGGGTCGCGAGGATCGTGCGCCGGAGGCCGAGGATGAGCAGTTTATTGCGGCCGCCGGTCCTGGCGCGCTGGCCCTTGGTGCCGCGGCCGGCCGTCGTACCCTTGCCGGAAGCATTGCCGCGGCCGACGCGCTTGTAGTGCTGTTTGGCGCCGTGCGCGGGCTTCAGGGTGCTAAGCGAAAGTGGAGACATAACTGGAGGGATTACTTCTGGGCGGCCTCGGTCTCGACAGCGGCCTTTTTCGGTTTGGCCGGGCTGAGCCGGAGCTGTTGCAAAGCCAACATCGTCGCCTTGGTATTATTGATCTTGTTGTTCGAGCCCAGGATCTTGGCCGAGGCGTTCGGCACGCCGGCGAGTTCCAGGACCACGCGGATCGCGCCGCCGGCCTTGATACCGGTTCCTTTCGGAGCCGGCATGAGCAGCACCGAAGCGGCGGCGAACTTCTGTTCGACGCGGTGCGGGATCGATCCCTGGACCATGGGCACGGTCAGCAGGCGCTTCTTGGCCTGAGTGACGGCCTTGGCGACGCTGCCGGCGACATCAGCGCCCTTGGCGATGCCGAAACCGACGCGGCCCTTGCGGTCGCCGATGATGACGCAGGCGCGGAACCGCATGCGCTTGCCGCCCTTGGTGACGCGGGTGACGCGCGAGAGTTCCAGGATGCGCTGATCGAACTCTTTCTGTTCATCCTGACCGCGGCGGAACGGACGACCGCCGCCGGGCGGACGACGTCCGCTGTCTTTGCGCGGACCTTTATCGGTGATGGGTTGGACGATGATCTTCTCCATAATGATATGCGTTCAAGGCGGCCTTAGAACTTCAGGCCGTTATCCCTGGCGCCGGCGGCCAAAGCGGCGATCCGACCGGTGAAGGCGAAACCATTGCGGTCAAAAACGACCTGGCTCAGTCCGGCTTTCACGGCTTTCTCGGCGACCAGTTTGCCGACCGCGTAAGCGACGGCGACCTTGGCTTGGCGGTCCGACTCGCCCTTGGCGAGCTTGGCAGCCTCTTTCTTGTCGACGACGGTATCATCGGCCGCGGCGAGGGTCTTACCGGCCGCATCATCGATCACCTGGGCGTAGATATGCTTGGCGCTGCGGAAAACCGACAGACGCGGTTTCGCGGCAGTGCCCTGGACCCGGGCGCGGACCCGCCGCTGGCGGCGCAGCCGGGATTGATTCTTTGATTGCACGCTGGCTTTCATAACTTCAATGGTTACGCCGCGGCTCCGGCCTTGGCAGCTTTGCCGGCCTTGCGGTGAATGACCTCATCGACGTACTTGATGCCCTTGCCCTTATACGGTTCCGGAGGCCAGACATGGCGGATCTGAGCGGCGATCTCCCCCACCTGCTGCAGGTCAATGCCGGAAACAGTGATGACATTCTTGTCCACGCCGACCTCGATGCCCGGCGGGATGGGAAAATCAACGTCGTGGGAGAAGCCGACCTCGAGCTTGAGCACTTTGCCCTGGACGCCGGCCTTGAAACCGACGCCGTTGATCTCGAGCTGGCGCTTGTAGCCGACCGTGACGCCGGTGACCATGTTGCCGATGAGCCTGCGGAACAGACCCCAAAGCGAGCGGTCTTTCACGTTCTCATGGTCCTTGACGTCGATCGTGAGCTCCGCGCCCTCGATGACGACTTCCACGTGCGGATGTAATTCGAGCTTCAGTTCGCCCTTGGGACCCTTGACGTTCACGACACGGCCATCGAGTTTGATCTCGACGCCCTTCGGGATGGCCAGGAGTTTTTTTCCGACTCGGGACATATGTTTCAGTGGTTAGCTAAGGCGGTCAAGATCAATAGATCTCGCACAGGATCTCGCCACCCAGCTTGCGCCGACGCGCTTCTTTGTTGGTCATGACGCCCTGCGAGGTCGAAACAATGGCGATGCCCTTGTCGGAGAGGACGCGCGGCAGGTCCTGGTAGCCGTTATAAACGCGGCGGCCCGGGGTCGAAACGCGCTTCAGGCTGCGGATGTAGGGCTGGCGGCCGTCGTACTTGAGCTCCAGACGGAGCTCCACGCCGGTGCCGCTGCCCTCTTTGCCGACCGTGGTCACATAGCCTTCTTCGGCCAGGATCTTGGCGACAGCGAGTTTCATCTTGGAATACGGGATCCTGACCTCCGGTTTTCTGACCTGAGAGGCGTTGCGGATCCGCGTAAGCATGTCTGAGATTGGATCGGTCATCATAATGATGTGGTTTGCATAAACTATCGTGTCGCTGATCCCTGGTCCGGCGCCCGGCCTTGACCACTGTGGTGTCGGCGCCGAGCTTGCGACCAGCGAAACGCAGCTGTATTTACCATGACGACTTCCGGATACCCGGGATCTCGCCCCGGTTGGCTAATTCGCGGAAACAGATGCGGCACAGTTTGAAGTCGCGGATCAGGCCGCGATTGCGGCCGCAGCGCCAGCACCGGCGGACGATGCGCGAGGAAAATTTCGGTTTCTTGGCTGATTTGGCGATTTGACCTTGGGTAGCCATAGTTCCTGATTATTTAACGTCCTCCCTGAACGGGAAGCCGGCGGCGCGGAGCAGTTCCAAGCCGCGAGCCTTGGTGCGAGCCGTGGTGACGATGGTCATCTCCAGGCCGTGCACGAGATCGGTATCCTCCGGGCGGATCTCCGGGAACGAGACGAACTCTTTCATGCCGATGGAGAAATTGCCGTGGGCGTCGATCGACTTGGGCGACACGCCGCGGAAATCGCGGACGCGCGGCAGGGTGGAATTGATCAGCTTGTCGATGAAATCGAACATCCGGCGGCCGCGCAGCGTGACCATCATGCCGACGACCATGCCCTGGCGGATCTTGAAGTTCGAGATGGATTTCTTGGCCAGCGTCTTGACCGGCTTCTGGCCGCTGATCCTGGTCAGCGTCCGCTCGGCCGCCTCGACGTACTTGGGATCCTTGAGACCCTGCTTCAAGCCGACGTTCAGGACGACCTTAACGAACCGCGGCACGGCCATGACGTTCTTCACGCCCAATTTGGCCTTGAGCTGCGGCGCGATCTCTTTCTCGAACAGGATTTGGAACCGTGTTTTGGCGTTCATAATCTTGCGCTATTCAATGGCTTCCTTGCACTTGCGGCAGATGCGGACCTTGCGTTCCTTGCCGTCCGGCTGCGCCAGCATCTTGACGCCGAGCCGGGTCGGCTGGGCGCACTTCGGACAGATTGCCATGACGTTCGCGGCCGCGAGCGGCGCGGCGAACTCGACTTTCTGGCCCGGCTGTCCCTGCTGGCGGGTCTTCAGATACTTGACCATGACATTCACGCCCTCGACCACGACCTTGCCGAGCTTCGGGAAGACCTGAATGACCTTGCCGCTCTTACCCTTGTCCTTGCCGACGGCCACTTTGACGTTGTCGCCTTTCTTGATGTTCATAAGGTTGCGGCTTAGACGACCTCGGGGGCCAAAGAAATGATCTTGGCGAAACCCAGGGTGCGCAGCTCGCGGGCCACGGGTCCGAAGATGCGGGTGCCTTTGGGCTCCTTGGATTTCTCATCGATGATGACGGCGGCGTTGTCGTCGAAACGGACGTAAGTGCCGTCCTTGCGGCGAGTCTCCTTGCGGATGCGGACGATGACCGCGTGGACGACCTGGCTTTTCGCGACCGTGCTGTGCGGCACGGCCAGCTTGACGACGGCGGTGACGATATCGCCCAAGCCGGCATGGCGATGCTGATAGCCGCCATGCAGCCGGATGACCTGCAGTTTCTTGGCGCCGGTGTTGTCGGCGACGCCGATCATTGAACGATGCTGCAACATACCTTTACTTGGTCACCTTTCCGACGACCCGCCAGCGCTTGTCTTTCGACAGCGGCCGCGTCTCGACGAAACGGACGACGTCCCCGACCTTGTACTCCCCCTTCTCGTCATGGACCTTGTACTTCCGGGACTGCCGGTATTGTTTGTTATATTTCGGGTGGGTCTTCTGGCGATCGATCCGGACCACGATGGTCTTGGCCATCTTGTCCGAGACGACCAACCCCTCGAAAACCCGCTGCGTCTTGTTCTTGGCTTCCATATGAAGAAAAAACTACGGGGTTCAACCGCGGGCGGCCGGCTTGGTTCCGGCGGCCTGGGATTTTCTTAGGGTCAGGATCCTGGCGACGGTCTTCTTGATCTCGCGGATCTCGCGGACGTCGGCCATTTTCTTGGCCGCCACCTTGAAGCGAAACTCGCGGATCTTGTTCCGGGAATCCCGGAGCAGCCGGTCCAGCTCGGCGTCGGATTTTTCGCGCAATTCCTTGATGTCCATAAATCCTTGCTGGTTAAGCGGCTAATTCTTGACGAGAAACTTGGATTTCATCGGCAGCTTGTAGCCGGCGAGCTCCATCGCTTCGCGAGCCGCTTCCTCGGTCACGCCATCCATCTCGAAGAGCACGGTGCCGGGGCGGATGACGGCCACATAGTGGTCGACGGCGCCCTTGCCGCCGCCCATGGTCGACTCGTTGCCATGGTTCGTGATCGGCTTGTCCGGGAAAATGCGGATCCAGATCTTGCCGCCGCGCTTGATGAAGCGGGT
This is a stretch of genomic DNA from Patescibacteria group bacterium. It encodes these proteins:
- the recO gene encoding DNA repair protein RecO, coding for MPTYRDQGIVLKTRPVRDADRTYTIYTANHGKITVLAQGTRRGKSKLSPHLSSFGVVEIMVAKGRRIDRLAGACLARRFSSLPDSLPKTITAQSFLLTVDSLTKRELPEERIFELLVDFFEALDRWSAPEFVRGGHHPVYDGAALKLLDILGFAPEFDACVRCRGKLSVSGNALNALRGGIECSTCRPYSKETVSSGVIEALRLMRRSHLTSLQQADVPAEVASPTSELIEALLVGHLEEGIRALRFMRQLA
- the aspS gene encoding aspartate--tRNA ligase, with protein sequence MARTMIGELVNRVGQEVEVSGWVHARRDMGKLIFIDLRDRTGLLQVVFWSKDVVAKANALRPEFVVTIKGKVSERPEKMRNPKLATGGIELSAADLEILNESKTPPFELDKDTMPVSEELRLKYRYLDLRTERMQRNLILRDKVTTQFRDFLHKNNFIEVETPCLTKGTPEGSREYIVPSRLHAGKYYVLPQSPQQFKQLLMVAGLERYFQVARCFRDEDQRGDRQPEFTQVDLEMSFVEQEDVMRLVEELALDVVRTVTPEKKITQTPFPRLTYAEAVAKYGNDKPDLRVNKDDPNELAFCWVVDFPFFEKTDEGGWTFTHNPFSAPQPKYRDNLMSKTDIGGILTTQYDLVLNGYEIAGGSIRNHRSEALRKVFEIMALDEEQISTRFGHMLEAFEFGAPPHGGLAFGFDRLVMLLAGEPNIREIIAIPKTGDARDLMMGAPSDLPEAQLKEANIAKLK
- a CDS encoding adenylate kinase, encoding MFNIIMIGPQGSGKGTQSEKMSEKLGIPTISLGKLFRAEIERNTGLGRDLAGYIERGELVPTDLVNQVMAERLTEEDTVGGFIVDGYPRTKDQAEALDELMTKINRQVTHVISLDIADDEAVRRLSGRRVCSNQDCELNYHIEFNPPKGSPDKCDRCGSPLIQRADDTPEVIRQRLSLYHHDTQPLIDFYSARGLVRRIDGTRPIAEVEAAIAAALGV
- the ruvX gene encoding Holliday junction resolvase RuvX codes for the protein MRLIGVDYGTRRIGLALADTDAPVAVPLETVAAQSLEADVLAVAKVAAREGATLAVIGLPRSLKDAGAASDWARQVAVFAAALAERGGLAVETEDERFSSGIVESARRSVGAKAGDVDKDAAAAAVILQSWLDRRPS
- the asnS gene encoding asparagine--tRNA ligase gives rise to the protein MIIEIKDAPKHLGQEVELRGWNFNSRSSGSIAFLQLRDGTGRIQAVVSKADVSPETWEAAKALTVEASCIVRGTVKEDKRSASGVELAAKEVVLVGAAPEYPIGKKEHGVDFLMDLRHLWIRSARQEAILRVRDEIVFGLREFMKLRGFTLTDSPVFTPSACEGTTDLFEVKYFDDKAYLSQSGQLYLEATSAALGKTYCFGPAFRSEKSKTRRHLTEFWMLEAEASYMDWLENIQLQEDMVVHVVRRVLEHCQQELKTLERNLEPLQKAAEGGFPRLHHSEAVKILQEAGSDIKERDDFGGDDETILTKKFDKPIFVHHYPTEIKAFYMKPDPNEPDRALNNDMLAPEGYGEVIGGSQRIDDLKLLEARIEEHKLPKEAFSWYLDIRRYGSVPHSGFGIGLERTVAWICGLEHVRETTPFPRMLSRLQP
- a CDS encoding presenilin family intramembrane aspartyl protease, translating into MSSPRSIDKMSKPPSSAPERQEEIPAAARAARLVFASALEIFLLGSVLLLVLLVGRLAAFAKPGTVAAAAAPELTIWSFITAFAAATALLVILARTRRGALVFTLLFTLAVFVGVGAWFETAFGTGPAIIAVAAAVLLHYAVSRVATYDLILVFGMAGLALGLGEAMRPLVVVVILAGLSFYDLFAVYVTRHLAEAAASLLRQRAIFAIIIPSTSAGFFKRLKEVSADGGFFFLGTGDMVLPAMLVASLAVRGSSAAVPVAIGALAGLLATSLIFAAQRTHRPMPALPPIALGSIVGYLITLLAS
- the map gene encoding type I methionyl aminopeptidase, encoding MIDLKTGPEIEIIRAGGRILADILARLAAEAKPGVTTGELEALAQKLMRAAGGEPAFQGYRPEGSRTAFPTAICSSLNDEVVHGMALPSRPVASGDLLKLDVGLKYRGFFTDTALTVAVGEVAPERLKLLEATRASLNIGLKQVRPGAWVSDIGKAIDRHVRRLGYSTVKDLTGHGVGRAVHEEPPIPNYFDRSLEPVRLVPGMVIAIEPMVNAGRDEVRVKRDGWTIATADGQPSAHFEVTVAVTAKGLEILTPQEGIGLEF